In Amblyomma americanum isolate KBUSLIRL-KWMA chromosome 8, ASM5285725v1, whole genome shotgun sequence, the DNA window AAGGCAAGTAGGTTACACTGCTAAATGCCGAGAAGCAGCATAGCAGGGCGATACGATGATACAAGGTCTGCTCGAACGTGAAAGTAGCCTGCAGCAACGCGAGCCAGGACACGGATACAATTGCGTACAAAATGGGCGACGACTACTCGCGCAAGGTGGAAATGGGAACCAGAAAGGACATACGCGGATGCGGAAAAGAGGCAGCGGCGCTCTTCAAAGTTTGGCGGTACTTGAGATTGATTGAGTAGATGGTTATTGACGCGGATGCGTGGTTGGGAGAGTTGGTTCATGGCCTGTCATATATTGACAAGGATGGTAGCTGGAACGCTTGTGGATGGGCCCTCAGCCCAGGGTTCCCGAGGCTTCTGTCGACCTCCAAGCGATGATAAGGAGCGCTGTCTGGTCATCCAGGTGCACGCCCGTCAGCTTCACCTGCCACAGCTTCAGGGCCACATTACGCGACTTTAGATAGTGGGGTTCTTGGGGACATGTCCATATGATATGTGTTATGATATGTGTTAGAATATGATATGTGTTAGAATATGCCGTCATaatctgggatcctttcactaaatctaacattgctaaattagacagagtccgaaagaaagcagcacggtttatttacaattcatataaccgcacttctatcactgcacttcttaatcaaagtggtttgcttccagtctctcatagaaatcgcatctgtcgtctaaaatttttatttcagttaatcaaaggtcagtacaatattgacacatccaatattatatcgttctcctcagggtacaacacaagacaacgccatgattttacagtaacaccattaaacgcacgaaataacacctttaagtactcttttttccccagaacgattacagactggaataatctaactaatgatgcagtaacccaaacttcactaaaaaggtttgaaagccacctttaactttttttataatgtcgtaccgctacatttctttgtttcattgtttcttgatcttaaattgttgatcaattgttcttgattgtttgcttgttcctgaggtcgtttttgttgtttccagaatttatgtattgtgtgcccacccctgcgaaggtcttgtaaaagatcgcagtatcaataaataaaaataaataaaattatggATGGGGTGTCGCGGAACCATGGAAATTTGTAGCCATAAAGTATTGGGTAAGCCCAACACTTAAGTAAGCGCAACTTAAGCCCGACTTAACTAAGCCCAGTGTGCCCGGCCTCCCCTGCTGTAAGCGGGGCCTGCCTCGAACCGCTGCACCAGCAGCGATTCTGCtatatttatttatagatactacTGATCCCATATGTGATTGTTGCAAGAGGGAATTTCAAAATCAGTTAGAACGACTGAAAAGAATACATTAGTTGGCAATCCTTATAAATGAAAAACAACAAATGACAAGGGTAAAGCAGAACCACAAGAAGTAATCTCGTACTACAAATCTgcagcaaaagtaaaaaaaacacataAAATATTACAACTGCTCTTACATCTTGCAACGATCAACAGAAGAGACGTGAGGTTTCTTAAAAAAACCGAAATACAACCGCATACAATTAAATACACTGCATGAGATAAAAATGAAATATTATTCATCGGTGTGAAGTCGCACAGTTGGAGTACATAGTTAGAACACGAATAACCGTATACTAACGAAAGTGCAATATTTGGAATGAAGAAACACTTGAAGAATCATTTGCTAATTACCTAATATGCTCTCGGCAGCAGCCGTGAGTACTTTTAACGAAAAGACTGTATGTAATTGAAGGATGTAAACGGTTCCATTTTCTGATTGCTGACGGGAAAAATGAGTGCTTAAAGCAGTCAGTATGAAAATCATACTCGTTAAGCCTATGGGAATGTTGATTACGCGTTTGTCTCGCTTCAGATAATAAAAaatagttttgaaaattgaaaattggtttttagggaaaggaaacggcgcagtatctgtcacgcaTATCAGCTGACACcttgaccgcgccgtaagggaagggataaaagagggagagaaagaagaaaggaagaaacaggtgccgtagtggagggctccggaataatttcgaccacctggggatctttaatgtgcgctgacatcgcacagcacacgggcgccttagcatttcgcctccatccaaacgcagccgccgcggtcgagttcgaacccgggaactccggatcagtagccgagcgccttaagcactgagccaccgcggcgggtcgatctGAGATGCTGTCATCGATTTGCGCCAGCGTCTCTAGCAGTGTCTAGTTTTACGTGGCGATGAATTAGTTGGTACACCAGCTTAAGCCACGCGAATTTAACAAGAGTTTTCAGTGTTGGTATTCCTTCGTGATTCATTATTTCAGTTGGTAAATCGGTTATTTTGTATTTGTTAAATAAAAACCTTACAGCTTTGCTTTGGTCTGCTTCGAGCTTAGTTATATTTCGATTACAATAATAGAACCAAACGACGTTAGCATATTCAAGAAGAGATCTAACGAGTGTACTAAGCTAACAGTTTAGTTTGATGAGAGGTTAGTTGAAAGCGTCGTCTAATTTAAAAGAGCCGCTTTAGGGCATCTATGTGTGCATTCCATCATAAGTCATGGGTTATTAGTACTACGAGATTTTTGCGTTCAGTGACTGTACTGATGGGTATGTCGTTAACAGTGTATAAAAATTCCGATTTATGCTTCCTTCTTGTTATTGTAATAGAAGCTGTTTTAGTAGCGCTTAGTCACCTGCAACACGGCGCACCATTTTGTAATAGTTTCTAGTGCGTTATTAAGAGCTTCATGGCTTTGAAATTAAGATTAGCCGATAAATCACTGATGAAAATTAGAAACAGATTAAGGACAAAGACTCAACCCAGGGAACACCAGATACCACTTGAAATATATGTGAAGCTTGGTGGTTAATTTCTACAAACTGCGTTCGGTCTCATAAGTAGCTTCTATTCCAGTTAACTGCATATCAAGGACCTAATGTCGTTTCTAGGTTATTAATTAGTTTAGTATGTGTAGCCCGACTTCTTCGTACACTACACaactaagccccccccccccccccccccttggctCTCCCGCCGATATCACAAGAGTTActctgcctttcctttcgtcataACCTATTTTAACGCGCCATTGTGTGCGTGCTTGAGCGCTGAGCACGTGGCCTCTTAGTGCATGCGCATACAAAAGAAGTAGAAGAAGCAGCTTGCCGTTGCCGTTCGGTTCCCTCCTGAGACTAACAGCAACTGCGCATTGTCGGTGACCTTAAGCAAGCGGCGATGGCTCATCGCAGTTCTGAGCAGGATTGTCGCGGAGAGGAGGGGACTGCGTGGAAGGAGCTCCCGTGGCGGAAGCTGCGGCTGCACCCCGGCCTGCAACAGGACCTGCAGGGTCTCAGCCTCGGGGGTGACCGCAGTCCGAGCAGCACCGAGGACGCCAACACCGGCCGCGCCCGCAATCGCACCGACTCCATCGGCAGCTCTACTCTCGAGCAAATGAAGAACCTGGTAAGCGCTGCACACCTGCGTGTCTACAGTTATATCGACGCCTGCTCGGGACTCCCGCCCACTGACTGCAGTTGCCTTTGCGTGGTTCCCAAGAGAGGTCAAGCCAATAAGGCTCCTTCTGGGTCTCATAAAGAGCGTGGGCGCTTTGGTTTGATTGTAGATTCCTTCATTCGCTGTCCTTGAGTGGAACGATCCTACGGACCTTTAGGGCAAACGAGGACGCGGAGTTCCTGCGTGCCATTCTTTTTGCGAAATAGGCGGTTAGAACAGCCGTAGACTGTGGGAAGGAACCCTGCAGTTTTGGAAGTGCCACTGCCCTATTTCATTCCGCCCCTTCCCGTCCACTGCAGGCGTTGCACGCTCAAGAGGAGCGTCAGCGCCGCTCGTCCCTGAACATCCGCAGGCGCGCCGCGGTGCCCCTGGGGTTGGCGTGGATCGCTCTCCTCGTGTTCGCTGCATTTGTCTTCCGGTCGGCTTTTGTGCGCGGAATACGCGGCCAGGACGCCCACCAGGACGACGGCTGTACCTCCAGGTGAGAACCGTTGTGTGTAGTTTATTAAAGTGCGGTCATGTCGTGTGTGTGGCGCTAACAAACGTCTGGGTCCGATTGTCTCAGGCGACAGATAAGCGGACACTCTGACCGCAGATTCAGAGAGAATTTAATAGCAGGGAGGCTAGCTAAGCAGAAATTCCCCGGCGGCGGGTACTATCCACGTGGGGAAAGATATTTTTGTGTTCAGGGGATTCAACCtactaaagcgactcaggctatggggacgccgcagtgatgagctccggaactttcgatggtctggggttcttcaacgtgcactgacatcacacagtacacgggtctctagaattctgcctccatcaaaatgcgaccgccgcggccggcatcgaacccgcgtctttcggataaGCAGCAGCcgagagccttaaccactgaaccaccgtggcgaCGCATGGGTAAGCAATGAAACAAGGAGAATGAGGAGACAGGGAATGGAAGAGGAGATGGTCGATCAGAGGAGCGGAGACTGAATACCTTGAGAGCAAGAACAACTTATTATTGAGGCAGAGGTATGTGTATACAGAAAACATCGCCTGACACATAGCGTGCACATTATGAAGAAAATGCGGCAAGTGAACTGAAACCAGATCTCCCGACAGCAGTGACCATAGCAAAATCACTTGGACACAAAAAAACATGTGTAGCCGCCTGAATTTAGGCAAGACGTTAGGTTTGCGAAGCTGCTGAAGTCTCTCCAAAAGTTATACAGGCACAAGTCTTGCTCTCGGCCCTCGAATACTGGGTGCTGTTCTCATCGTTTGCTGTCGAACCTCTCTACGAAGATGGGAAAGGTCGTCCTCGCCCCTTTTAAGCTCCGGAAGGCTTCGTGTACTAGACAAAGGCGGCTGAAACAGAGTTGACTGGAACTGGTGTATCATACTGCTATTCTTCTGCACCTATTCACTACAGCTATTACTACACTCTGAGCTAGGAAGGACAGAACTGCCGCAAGCAAGGGTTAGTCTTCTAGAGGTGCACAACCATTACTCCGCCAATCAGCGACCGTGGCGAGGACGAAGTGCTGTGTAGTTATCGCCATTTCACCCGTCGTTAACATCAGGTGTGGTATGGTGTTTCGAGGGCGTGCTCAGTGGCCAAAGCATGCCGCTCTCTACAGGGGGTGCCAAGAGCATTTGGAGCTGCTGTCCCGGAGCCTGGACCCGGCTGTGAACCCGTGCGTGGATCCGGCTGCCTACGTGTGCAAGAAGGTGCGGTGGATAAGCCAGCTCGGGTCGGACGCGTACATCGACACAATGGCGGGCTATTACGAGCGCGGCACTGCCTTCCTCGCCCGACAGCGGAAGCCCGCCCGTGAGTGTTTGCGGTTTGTATATACCCTCTTCGTATATATAATTTTTGtatgtttttatgtttttgtatACTTTTCACCTTTCACTAAGTGATCACGCTATAATATGTGGCTCCTTGCACTCTCGTATACTTCAAAGCTACAAAACTAACAAAGCACTGACACTTTACGACAAAGGTGACTATATGACAACCGTACTTTTGTGACAATTTCGCTATTGGCTATCACAAACGCCCCGTGCGTAGTAACTGGCAACTTTTTAAAGAACAAATGCTACGTCTAAGTGAAAGATGCATCTAGAGGCCcgcgcactgtgcgatgtcagtgcactttaaagaaccccaggtggtcgaaatttccggagcccttcactacggcgtctcccatagcctgagtagctttgggacgttaaacccccataaaccaaaccaaacctatgttagaatatgccgtcataatctgggatcctttcactaaatctaacattgctaaattagacagagtccgaaagaaagcagcacggtttatttacaattcatataaccgcacttctatcactgcacttcttaatcaaagtggtttgcttccagtctctcatagaaatcgcatctgtcgtctaaaatttttatttcagttaatcaaaggtcagtacaatattgacacatccaatattatatcgttctcctcagggtacaacacaagacaacgccatgattttacagtaacaccattaaacgcacgaaataacacctttaagtactcttttttccccagaacgattacagactggaataatctaactaatgatgcagtaacccaaacttcactaaaaatgtttgaaagccacctttaactttttttataatgtcgtaccgctacatttctttgtttcattgtttcttgatcttaaattgttgatcaattgttcttgattgtttgcttgttcctgaggtcgtttttgttgtttccagaatttatgtattgtgtgcccacccctgcgaaggtcttgtaaaagatcgcagtatcaataaataaaaaataaaaaaccagGAACGGTTTCAATGTGTCCTACAAAGAAAAAATTTGGATTTTTCATACACGCTTAACAACACCGCTATACGTAGTGTTACTAAGCGCGAATATCTGGGCCCTGGGAAGCGTAAGGGCCGAACATAACCAGCACAGCAATGCAGAAGGTGTTCGTTTTTATAAGCGTTGCTACACAGTCGACCCTTGAGACGAAATGCCGTGCTTACGTCACACTTAACGCACAGACCTTATCCGACAGCGCACGAAAGATATCTATACATGCTCAGAATAATCCAAAGAAAAGCAGCAAGTTTTCTTTATAACCGATAAAATCGCACTTACTCACCCACCGAACTTTTACACCGTGCAGGCATTCACACGTTGGCCAGTCGAGAAAAGCAGAAACGTTTAAAATTTGTGCATTACTAATTCACAACTTCTGGATCTAAACTTCAAAAGCTGAATTCTTGTAATTCTAAATACTTATAAATTTTATAAACAGGAGACGCACAAGAGAAATCGGGCATATGCACCCAAATAAGCTACAGAAATTCTCCTACATTTGCAACTCATTTTGGCATTCTGATTTTCCGCAGACTGCACACAAATAGAGTGCCATAGAGTACTCTATGTAGAATGCTGTAGAACCATGTATTACAGCGCAGCCAACGTTTGCAAAAGTTGTAGCGCTCGCCGACAAAGCCGTCTCCTTTTATGCATTGTTTATGGAAATTGTAAATTGTCGTTTATATTGTGTGTGTATTCCATATCTTGGTAGTTCCTCCAACGTAAGAGCCACATTTTGAATTCTTTAAATTATTCTTTTCTAGCACGCTCCTGTAATGCTCCTGTATGTcgaaaataaatttttaaaataaataaattacgtATAAATAACTCCTTCAGCTATTTTTGCATGGATATGGCGTCGACTGATTTCTatacttttttttcccctttttgtaGGAACGCAGTACTTCACGAGCTCAAACTGGCTCTCCAAGTTtgcgtgaagcttgaccttgagggtgaccttggccaaaccataaataaatactgccgcgactgCGATTCAAACCCTCGGAAGCGCGAATAAATAACCTTCGCTGATGATtccacgagagcactatgctctcGCTACACTGCAACACTCTCTCTTGCTCACAAACTTcatcgagcaacctctcgcaaccaatcgattatttaacagccacctgccgcggtgtCCAGTTCGCTCACAATACGTTGGGAAGGTTGCGATAACGCCACAAGATCGCGTGGCCTATCTGGCTCGACGCCCTCTTCCCATTGGCCACAGCTGGCGCCACGATCCTCCGAGCTAACCCGAggttacccgagttactccgagagcacaagacaagattcttgcgcAAGGTTGGTACGTCTGGAGCAGTGCTTTTACTATAAAAATTGTGTTCGCATTCCCCCGCAGCAGAGGGCAGATAACGTCCACCCTGACTTTTCTGCGGCTTGCTTGCTTGGCACTAGCTTCCGGACTTGTCCCGCTTATCTCGTCATCTCGTGACTTCGGTGCGTACGGCTGCTTGCATTTTTGCAGCATTA includes these proteins:
- the LOC144101320 gene encoding uncharacterized protein LOC144101320: MAHRSSEQDCRGEEGTAWKELPWRKLRLHPGLQQDLQGLSLGGDRSPSSTEDANTGRARNRTDSIGSSTLEQMKNLALHAQEERQRRSSLNIRRRAAVPLGLAWIALLVFAAFVFRSAFVRGIRGQDAHQDDGCTSRGCQEHLELLSRSLDPAVNPCVDPAAYVCKKVRWISQLGSDAYIDTMAGYYERGTAFLARQRKPARTQYFTSSNWLSKFA